The nucleotide window AATGGAAAGACTCCCTTTGTTGGCTCGGCCATCCTCCCCACCTTGGAgtggccacagagctgctcctgacGTCAGTCAGGAAGCACAGGTTTTGAAACAGCTTGTGTCCATGTTGCCATGCCTGGTGAGCTGCCTTGCTAGATGGCTCTGAACAGACAGGCTTTCAGCAAACACAGTACTCCTTTCTTGCTTCCGGCCAAAAAGGCCAGCAGCCAAGATGTACATGTCTGCTTTCTGGAGCTCACAAGCTTTAGGAAACGAGGATCAGGAGTCTGTAATCATGTTTCAGGTGTGGAAGGACCACCCCTGCAGTGGTAGCACCATTGTGCAGTTTAAAGCAGCTCAGCTAAGGAGCAGTCAAAGACTCACAATTCCTCAAACTCTGTCCTTGTGTAGTGAGACCCTCACAATGTCATCCTGCCTCTGCAATTCAGCAGTTAAATCAATACAGAGTGGAACAGTAGCTGAAGGTCTTCTGGGAACCATTTCTAGCAGCCCATActccaggcagcccctgccacaACTGCCTATGTCCTGAGGAAGAGGCAGGGAGGATGGTGACCACTCAGCAGGACTGCCAAAAGCACCAGCTTATTGGTCCATGCCCTCAAATGTGCCCGATGGCCTGTGTAAGGGATATCAAAATTGCTGGGCCATGGCCACTCTTCTCTTGGGGGTGCAGCAACTCCGTAATGACCCTCTCCATATCTTCATCTTGTCTCTGCTATTTGCCCTATTTCTCTGAAAGTCTCAGGAATATGATTTGaccaaaatcacagaaaacagaaaactaccttcttccttctccccttGCTCTTCCCATCTGCTATCAGCTATTCCTTCCCTTACCAGTAACTCCAAAAAATAAGAGTAGAGCTGCAGGCGAGGAAAAATGATCTTTTTAAGTGcagggggggcggggggggaggtCTATGTTGCTCAATGGccaagctgcagcaggacattTGGGAGTGACAGAGGGACACCCACGGCTAAACCCCAGGCACGAGGCCTCGCTCTGGTTATGTCAGCCAGTGTCCATGACGTTGTATAATCATGTACATGGCTGGCTCCATAAATAGCTCCTCTGATCAGCAACACCCAAATATCCTTCCTGCCGGGGTTGCTAATAGGAGGCAGGAATTAATGCAAGGCAATACGATTTAAGTAACGTGGCCTTGCTCATGCTGCTCGGGTGTCTCTGACagtcacccagcccagcacagaggaggGGCAGGTCGgtagaaaagggaaaaacctTCAGCCTGCAAAGCTTTGCAGCCTTCACGTTGAAAGCTACACAGGGCTACGTGCCTTGCGCTCAGTAGGATGCTGGAAACAGATGTTGCTGCAACATTAGAGGAAATCCTCCTTTTAAACACGGGTATTAGCACACAGTTCTGCATCACGCTTTGCCAGCAAATTCCTCCCATCCACATATTTTAGAGGTGCAATGCTGCAGAGCACCATGCTAGAAATCCTTCTGTTTATCCAACAGCTTATCCCAATGTCTAATTTACcagctcaagaaaaaaaaatgccaagtgACTAAACATCTTCTGTCAAAGCCCTGGTGCCACCCCTTGTTTCCAGGTGAGGCAGGAACAATTTGTCAGCCTGATGATCATTGCCCTTCCTTTCAAAGCCAAATGTGGAAACAGAGGGAAACGTGCAGGCTCTGCCTTTGTTCCCTTTCTTTTGTGCACAGCAAATATCAGGCACCCCCTGTTCCTCTGTCAAGTCTGTTTTCCTCGTGGGGATTTCTTAAAGAGCGGAGACACTTGGCCTTCGAAATTCAGCATAGAACGTGGAACCTAAAGCTGagcagtttttctttccagagcttTGATTAAATGTTAgccaaaaccaagcaaaataaAGCTTTAAGAAGATGAAACAAAAGTCTAAACAGTGTCTACACTCATCATGTGAcagctatttatttttcaggcgTCTATGGCATCTTTCAGGGAACGAGATATTTCTTTTGTAAATACGCAGCAGGCACATCACCCACTttcagtgtttgtttctttttaaacattcttGTGTTTCATTACTGGGAACATCATGGAACGGGTTCTTCTCCAAgactcttttaaaaatctgtaagcAAGGGACTATGAATTTTAAGAACAGCCCAGAGATGCCACAAAATCATAGTAATTTCCTCCTTCACCTCAGCGCAGTTCGCAGTCCTCCATTACTGGTGTTTTGGGGCCCACACTGAACAAGATGCTAGAAAAGGAAACAACCTCCCCCCAAAAGTAAAAATGTCTCACCGACAGTATGCTTTCCATAGAGAAGCTGCTCCAAAATTGCAGTCTTGCCCACTGAGGCCATTCCACAAACCACCACCTTGTAGCCCTTTCCCATGCTTCCCGAGGGCCGGTTCCACGGCGGAGCCCTGTGCAGACACGGGAGGCTGTGAGCCCGGCACGGCGCGGGGATGGGCTCGGGCAGGAGCCGAGCCCACGGAAGGCGCAAGGCAAAGCGCGAAGCAGCGGGGgcacagctccctcccagcactTGCCAGTGACTGATATTTTTAGGACTAGAGTTTCCTCCCACACcattttttcaggttttaggCTGCTGCCAGTGGTGCTGGTGCTTGCCTGCAGCCTCGACACTTGTCCTGTCAGGTCTGGGGAGACTGGGAGCGCTGGAGCGTGCACACCCccggggcaggggctgtgttTGTTGGCGTGTGTGTGCACGGCGCTATCGGGCTTCCTGGGTTTGCAGTGGGCTTGATGGTATCTCATGGTACCAGGATGGCTTCtggaaatgcaagaaaatggTGGttccttcccttttattctgcTCACAAGAAAGTTTCTAGCTTTTATGGACCAGGAGCTACAAAACAGGAGCTTTAAAGGCAGAAGCACAGGAAAGCAAATGCAGAAAGCAAGTTTTTTTGGTCTGCTTTAAAAAAGTTTGATGGATGGGGGTTGGTTCTAGCAGGAGGCATCCAGCAGCTAGGGGCACTTCCAGTGAGAACTTCCATGGGCATGCTAGTGAGccatggcagggaagcaggcccTGACTCAGTTTGCTGTTTGGAGCCATTTCCCACAAAGAGAGCTGAAGAGTACCTTTTCTGGACCAGGAGGGGCTGGCGTTGTCCTGCTTCAATTCCAGTTTAACCAGGTAATGCTTCACAAGCCAGGGTGCTCTGAAAAGCATAcgctgaaaaacagaaaaggtcaTCCTGCAGCCGCAGGTAGGGAGGCAGAAAGGACTTGCAGGCTGGGAAAGCCTaactcatagaatcatagaatggcttgtcTTGGAAAGCAGCTTAAAGATCCTCTccttccagccccctgccaggggtAGGGATGCCACCAATGAGACCACGTCGCTCAACGTCCCATCCAAACTGTGCCGTGCCATatgcaggagggaggggagcagggataGGAGCAGATCAGTGGGTAAAGCCAGGGCCTGCAGAACCAGGGACTCCATGGTGCCCTCTCCCTACCCTCCACTGAAAATGTTTTAGGATTGGTTTtagggtttgtggttttttttgttttttttttttttttccttagcgTTTATTatttagaatagaatagaatcattaggttggaagagaccttttagatcatccagtccaaacATCGACCCAGAACTACCACTATAACCACTaaaccactaaaccacatcatCCAGCACCAGATCCAGATGCCTCTaaaacccctccagggatggtgactccacaacctccctgggcaacctattccaatgcctgactgTCCTAACAgtgaaaatttttcttctaatatctaatctgagTCTCCCTTCTCTCAGCTGAAGGCCGTTTCCCCTGTTCTCTCACTGCAGTCACAGTAGAGACCGGCCCCCAGCTCACTACAttctcctttcagggagttgtagacAGGGATGAGGCTCTCCCCGAGCCTCCTCTTCTCGAAATTAAACAaacccagttccctcagccgttcctcaTAATCTTAcgattttaaaaataattattattttagagATATTTTTTAAGGCTTCTTTTCAGGGTTTTAAGCAAAGTCCCACCCCAATCCCTGACCTGGGGCTCTTATGGGGGTTGGGGAGAGGGGGTGTCTCGGGGGATGCCGCATCTCGCCAAGCCCCTGCCCCAGTGTGCAGCCCCCGGGCCGGCCGTGCCCCAACGCCCTGGCCCCAGAGCGCGCCCCCGGCCCCGAGCGCGCCCCCGGGGCTCCCCCCCGCCGCGAGCGCGCACCTGCACAGAGGgtcccggccggccccgcggACGCGCgcgggccccgcccccgccgcccattggcgggcgcggggggccgggccgggcggggcgggacgCGCGGTCCGCACCCCGCAGGACTACATTACCCATGAGGCACCGCTGCCGCCGGCGGAAGTGTGTGGTGGCCCGAGGGTTTGTGGGAAGTAGGGCCTTTCCTTTCCGTCTCTGGGCGCCATCAGGTGAGGGCCGGTCCGCGCGCGGCCTTTCCCTCAATCCGCGCCCATCCCGGGATCCGGGCGCCCATCCGCCCGtcccgccgccgcgcccgcccgcctCCGGGCGCGATGGGGCCGCTCCTGCGGCGCGGAGCCTCTGGGAGGCCCGTGGAGGAGGGCCCGCGGGCTGCGCCTCGGTGGGGCGGGGAGGGGAGCGGGGCACCCGGGTGCTCCTGGAGCGCCAGAGCGGGTGCGGGTCGGTGACAGACGGCGCGCATCAGGATATCACTGGTTTGCTTCGGGTTTGCGGTTTGAtcgtggggtttttttgtgcaaTTAGGCCGTGAAAAGGTGGGGtggctggggatgggaatggatgAGCTCTAGCTGGGCAGGTTCAAACGAGGGGTATCCAAAATCACACACGAACTGTTTGTGGCGTGTCTTTCCATGTAAATAAAGTGAGCTGCGTGTATCTGATGGTGAGTTGGGTGGGGGCTTGATGGAATTTAGGTACACGTGCTGATTGCTGCAGAGGCCTCAGAGGTTTTTAGGAAAACAGAGTAAACATGATGACAAAATAAAGTAATATGTGATTTTTGAAACTCCTTCAGCTAGTCAGACATATTCATTTAAGACATACTCGTATTCATACTATTAAGACATACTCAGCTCAAAAGAGGGAGTTTGTAATAATCATTGTTTTCTTACAAAATTTGACCTGTAGGAACTTTGTCTTGAGCCTTTCCTCTGCTGAAATCAATACAAACCATCCCCGGTGGTGCTCAGCacaagagatttttaaaaacaactgtAAGAAAGCCCACAAGGCATCTGTGGAGCAAAACACAAATGTCAGCAACAGTAGGACACTGAGCTATGACGCTTCTTTTTTAGTATGACACGGTCAGCACGCCTCCTTTTACTTAAAGTCCGGTTCCAGCGGATATGGGGGAAGGCCTTGTCTCTCCTGAGATGTGGGAGACACCATGTGAATAGCTCCAAGGAAGCAAAAGTCCCAATCCAGTTCATTTCTTAAGCAACTGTTAAACTTCCACTTACTAATAAAACTGTTAAGCTTTCATTTAGAAGTAAAACCTTTATAGTGAATTTCTTAGTTAACAATAAAGTTAGTTAACAATAAAGTTAGTTAAAATAAACTTAGTTAACAATAAAGGCCATACTCCTCACAGCCCTGTAGTTCTTGATAGATTTGTATGTAAAACTTGATTCAGGTGTTAATTGTTGGGTTCGGTAGTATCAGACATGGTGCATCTGAAAATTTCTCAGTTGAGGAGTTTAACACTTCAgagtaaataaaaaaggaagaaaattgctGGGAATGGTGACTGCAGGGTGTCATGCTGAAGGCTCCCAGGTGTTATCCATGTTCCTGGGTGTGTCAATGGTACGAAGAAGCGTGAGAGCTCCCTGTCTTTCACTGCTGTTCCATGTGTGATCTGGTGCAGTGCCCCTGTTGGAAGAGGTTCCAGCTGGGAGTTGTTTTTGGTGCAGTGTTTTCACCCAGCTCTCTATCCAGCAGGTAGACAGACATGGGTGCCTACAAGTACATCCAGGAGCTCTGGAGGAAGAAGCAGTCGGACGTGATGCGGTTCCTGCTGCGCGTGCGCTGCTGGCAGTACCGCCAGCTGTCAGCCTTGCACCGCGCCCCGCGGCCCACGCGGCCGGACAAAGCCCGCAGGCTGGGATACAAGGCCAAGCAAGGTAATGGCACGGACAGGTGAGGTCGGTGTGCCTCACGATGGGGTGACATCGGCTTCCTCTGGTGACAGCAGAGTAACAAAGTCTGAAACTGGAGTATCCCCCAATAAATGGAAGTGTCCTGCATGAAGTGAGCAGAGTATCGTAAATGTCCTCAGTTGGtagcagtgcccatggcctaAAACCTTAACTTCACTTAGTTTCACATCTGTGCCTTCTGTTGCCATTCTGGCAGGTGAAGATCAAGTGGGCTTTGGCCTCAATTTTTGTTCCTGTGCTATGTTAGTGCCACACAGTTGAGCAGGGTTTTTAGTATTCTAGGTTTGGGGGATGTCCTTTCTATGCCTAAGTTTTGTCATATGTTACTTTGACTTTTTTCAGGTGACTGAGCTGTGACCTTCTAGCACCTTGAAAAAAGCTTCAAGAGAACTGGATAGAGATTTgcacaagagcatgtagtgacaggacaaggggaatggttCCGAACTGAaagcaggtttagattaaataCTAGGAAGaaactgtgagggtggtgaggcactggaacataTTGCCCAGAGGAGTTGTGaataccccatccctggcagtgtccaagcccaggctggatggagctctgagccaACTAGTCtggtggaaggtatccctgtccatggcaggggggttggaactggatgatctttaaggttccttccaacccaagccataTTATGACTGTGTTACAGCTGCATGCTCTTGAGCTAGATGATGGAATTTGTACTGTCATTGAAAAACAGTTACTGGTCagggaaagaaatgggaaaagtaGCTATCCATGTGTAACTTGTGgaaatccatttatttattcacaaagaaaataagaagcTAAGATGTGACACTTCTGTTACTGTTTATCTAGTTTTGTCATTTCTCAGTGACCAGATTTCAGCAGGGTTTGTGGATGGCTTGTGCTTTTTGAGTGCTGCCATCTGAATTGTGCAGTTTGGTTAATGGTTTTGCTGATCGTAGTTGGTTTGAGACTGGATAGTGGAAAGGTGCCATAAGCTTTGGTTTGGAACCAAAACCAGTTGCATCAGGATATCATTTTCCTTACTCAGTTGTAATGACAATAACAAAAACACCTTGCACTATCCACCTCAAATTGTAAATTTTGGTAAAAATTGGTAAAATGACTTTGTGTTGCAGCATTTTATGTAAATTTTGGGGGATTGGAAATGCAGTACAATTGCTACCTAGAATTGTTCTGGTTCCTGAGTCACTGTTTGTTTTAGGTTATGTTATTTACCGTGTCCGCGTTCGCCGTGGTGGCCGCAAACGCCCAGTCCCCAAAGGTGCAACCTATGGTAAACCTGTGCATCATGGTGTTAACCAGCTCAAGTTTGCCCGGAGTCTTCAGTCTGTAGCAGAGGTGAGTATTTTGGTTATTGCTCACAAATTTGGGTTGGACAGTTTTAGTCTGTAAAAGCTGAAAATactcaaagacaaaaaatacaacACCAAACCAGCTGTTTTGTTAATAAGTTGTTAGTAAGATTCTGAATAATGgtggcaggaaagcagcagaatgtCTTTAAAAGCTCTATTGACACAATAAAAAAACTACTCAGACTTGTAAAATGGGGTCTATGGGAACCACTTGAGTGGTTTAGTGAAGTTCATACTTCTCAAGTATGCCACAATATTTGTTACGAAAAACACATAACTAGTCCAAGCCACAGTAAAATAGCTAGGCATGAGAAATAAGAACTTGCATGTGCTAAGGTCTAACATGTCAATAAATCCCACTCCTGTGTTCCCTGCGGTGTGGTGTGGATCACCAGCTGCTAGTGATGGTCCTTTCA belongs to Vidua macroura isolate BioBank_ID:100142 chromosome 1, ASM2450914v1, whole genome shotgun sequence and includes:
- the RPL15 gene encoding 60S ribosomal protein L15, encoding MGAYKYIQELWRKKQSDVMRFLLRVRCWQYRQLSALHRAPRPTRPDKARRLGYKAKQGYVIYRVRVRRGGRKRPVPKGATYGKPVHHGVNQLKFARSLQSVAEERAGRHCGALRVLNSYWVGEDSTYKFFEVILIDPFHKTIRRNPDTQWITKPVHKHREMRGLTSAGRKSRGLGKGHKFHHTIGGSRRAAWRRRNTLQLHRYR